In Sulfolobales archaeon, a single window of DNA contains:
- a CDS encoding ABC transporter ATP-binding protein, translating into MKTILRAEGISKRFGGVIALNKVSIEVKEGEFLGIIGPNGSGKTTLFNIITGFVKPDEGRVIYMGIDITGLPPHRIARMGIARTFQIMRPLENLSVFDNLVTYALPRSRSKKEAVEKAERVLKLVGLSDKRDLLARDLNAAEKRRLELGRAIISEPKLLLLDEVLAGLSPAEIDRSLDLLGRIHSMGITIVMIEHIMRAVMRICRRIVVLNYGNIIAEGTPEEVSRDPRVIEAYLGKPIAEGFKAG; encoded by the coding sequence ATGAAAACTATCTTACGAGCAGAGGGTATATCCAAGAGATTTGGAGGGGTGATCGCTCTCAACAAGGTTAGCATCGAGGTGAAGGAAGGGGAGTTCCTAGGCATAATAGGGCCTAACGGGTCTGGCAAGACAACTCTTTTCAACATCATAACAGGCTTTGTAAAGCCCGATGAGGGCAGAGTTATCTATATGGGTATAGATATAACAGGTCTTCCACCCCACAGAATTGCTAGGATGGGTATTGCTAGGACGTTCCAGATTATGAGGCCCCTAGAAAATCTCTCGGTTTTCGATAACCTAGTCACCTATGCTCTGCCTAGGAGTAGGAGTAAGAAAGAGGCTGTAGAGAAGGCTGAAAGGGTTCTAAAACTGGTTGGTCTCTCCGATAAAAGGGATCTTCTTGCCCGAGATCTAAATGCTGCTGAGAAGAGAAGGTTAGAGCTTGGCAGGGCCATCATATCAGAGCCAAAGCTACTCCTGTTAGACGAGGTGTTGGCAGGCCTCAGCCCCGCTGAGATAGACAGATCTCTCGATCTTTTGGGAAGAATACATAGCATGGGGATAACGATAGTTATGATTGAGCATATTATGAGGGCTGTAATGAGGATCTGCCGGAGGATAGTGGTTCTAAACTATGGAAATATCATTGCAGAGGGCACCCCAGAGGAGGTATCGAGAGACCCAAGAGTTATAGAGGCATACCTTGGAAAACCTATAGCTGAGGGTTTTAAAGCAGGGTAG
- a CDS encoding 16S rRNA methyltransferase, which produces MGDSVGARITYVFVEAALELVPRELLGSRDVISSARRRGVDPSKMLLDISYHYRSMRRYLADWYKRGRPDIIHTSLLILSSSPLWSRGLIDAVVETRHGLIFVRSGVRIPRNYNRFVGLMEQVLVEGSAPPGSENPLIYLVKKDLLEYIEEQPLEYIVLLDEKGRREDPTSLCRRIAMARRSAILIGGFQRGEFSERILSRGFERISIYDESLDTWAVVCKINSILESLLGVF; this is translated from the coding sequence GTGGGCGATAGCGTTGGGGCTAGGATAACATATGTATTTGTTGAAGCAGCGCTCGAGCTTGTTCCGAGGGAGCTTCTAGGCTCTAGAGATGTTATTTCGAGTGCTAGGAGAAGGGGTGTAGATCCTTCTAAAATGCTTCTTGACATATCATATCACTATAGATCTATGAGAAGGTATCTAGCAGATTGGTATAAAAGGGGTAGGCCTGATATTATACATACATCTCTCCTAATCCTTTCATCATCCCCCCTCTGGTCTCGAGGCTTGATCGATGCTGTTGTTGAGACAAGGCATGGGCTTATATTTGTGAGGAGCGGGGTTAGGATCCCTAGGAACTACAATAGATTTGTTGGCTTGATGGAGCAGGTGTTGGTCGAGGGCTCTGCACCTCCTGGTAGTGAGAACCCCCTTATATATCTTGTGAAGAAGGATCTCCTAGAATATATTGAGGAGCAGCCTCTAGAATATATAGTTCTTCTTGATGAGAAGGGGAGGAGGGAGGATCCTACTAGCCTATGTAGGAGGATAGCTATGGCGAGGAGATCCGCGATCCTTATTGGAGGGTTCCAGCGGGGAGAGTTCTCCGAGAGGATCTTATCGAGGGGTTTCGAAAGGATCTCTATATATGATGAGAGCCTCGACACATGGGCTGTTGTTTGTAAGATAAACTCGATATTGGAGAGCCTCCTCGGAGTATTCTAG
- the mvk gene encoding mevalonate kinase → MAGKCVRIHVPLKVTITGEHAVVYGYPALVAAIDKKIAIKMCIRSDREIRVISRGASAIGDISLICSGESCRGEISPGYVERLFSYVLKAIEISSKTFEDLGGLDIEISSGVPVGAGLGTSAAISAGVVAGYAYLAKRSIGGRDIASIARKVEVEVQGAASPMDTGAVSLGGVLLVKPLEAEVFRRVEPKKAFEILVAITPKKRSTRETVSMVRNLYSRWKSIVDHLMKAIGEISEEASKAIEEGDLKALGELMNINHNILRALGIVDRESEHIADIMRAAGLEGVKISGGGWGGAVIGISRERARLEQALNSLAEAGYMAFISSIDSRGIEYMENSR, encoded by the coding sequence ATGGCTGGGAAATGTGTAAGGATACATGTACCGCTAAAGGTAACTATAACGGGAGAGCACGCGGTAGTATATGGCTATCCAGCCCTTGTAGCTGCTATTGATAAAAAGATAGCTATTAAGATGTGTATAAGATCCGATAGGGAGATCAGGGTTATCAGTAGGGGAGCCTCGGCTATTGGTGATATATCCCTCATATGCTCTGGGGAAAGCTGTAGGGGTGAGATCTCTCCAGGCTATGTTGAGAGGCTCTTCTCATATGTATTAAAAGCTATAGAGATATCCTCGAAGACCTTCGAAGATCTCGGGGGCCTCGATATAGAGATATCCTCAGGCGTCCCCGTTGGTGCTGGGCTAGGAACTTCAGCAGCGATCTCAGCCGGGGTGGTGGCTGGATATGCATATCTAGCCAAAAGATCTATTGGAGGAAGGGATATAGCATCGATTGCGAGGAAGGTAGAAGTGGAGGTTCAGGGAGCAGCGTCGCCTATGGATACAGGTGCGGTCTCCCTAGGCGGTGTGCTCCTCGTAAAACCCCTCGAGGCAGAGGTATTCAGGAGGGTTGAGCCGAAGAAGGCATTTGAGATCCTCGTAGCGATAACCCCTAAGAAGAGAAGCACTAGAGAGACGGTCTCGATGGTTAGAAATCTATATAGTAGGTGGAAATCCATAGTAGATCATCTGATGAAGGCGATAGGAGAGATCAGCGAGGAAGCCTCAAAAGCTATTGAGGAAGGGGATTTAAAGGCACTTGGCGAGCTAATGAATATTAACCACAATATATTAAGAGCCCTCGGAATAGTGGATCGTGAGAGCGAGCATATAGCAGATATAATGAGAGCAGCAGGCCTAGAAGGGGTTAAGATAAGCGGTGGAGGCTGGGGTGGGGCTGTAATAGGGATCTCTAGAGAGAGGGCTAGGCTGGAGCAAGCGTTAAACTCGCTAGCAGAGGCAGGGTATATGGCCTTCATATCTTCGATAGATTCTAGGGGTATAGAGTATATGGAGAATTCCAGGTAA
- a CDS encoding branched-chain amino acid ABC transporter permease — MVIRSLRDIDLLVIIAAFSLLTILPTIYSNYFFVNSLFLATIYMISSTAWNIMGGYTGLISFGHAAFFGLGAYSLAITYNVGINPWIGIVIAGTISSLFALAISPPLLRLKSHWFALGTIAVGEALKLFFNNWEYVGGARGIELARREYTLQWVYFVEPIYYNYVAIAIASISIASMMILMRSRLGYYLQSIRESEETAMSVGIDPFKYKMIAMIASAFFTGVAGALYALRYRYVDPFSTMDLFISVQICLVAIVGGVYSFSGPIIGALTIVPIAEYIRAVIGGFYGARYFGIHLLIYGLVLLALSLYSPGGIISAIKKITGVRR, encoded by the coding sequence TTGGTTATTCGAAGCCTTAGAGACATAGATCTTCTCGTTATCATAGCAGCTTTCTCACTCCTAACTATACTGCCTACTATATATTCAAATTATTTCTTCGTAAACTCATTATTCCTAGCAACTATATATATGATATCCTCCACAGCTTGGAACATCATGGGAGGCTACACCGGGTTAATAAGTTTCGGGCATGCAGCATTCTTCGGCTTAGGAGCATACTCTCTTGCTATAACTTATAACGTAGGGATAAACCCTTGGATCGGTATTGTGATAGCAGGCACCATATCATCTCTCTTTGCACTCGCAATATCGCCACCGCTGCTAAGGCTGAAAAGCCATTGGTTTGCCCTAGGAACAATAGCTGTGGGGGAGGCTCTGAAGCTTTTCTTCAATAACTGGGAATATGTGGGAGGGGCTAGGGGTATAGAGCTTGCTAGAAGGGAATACACCCTCCAGTGGGTATACTTTGTAGAGCCAATATATTATAACTATGTAGCTATAGCTATAGCGTCTATATCGATAGCCTCTATGATGATCCTTATGAGGAGCAGGTTGGGTTACTATCTTCAAAGCATAAGGGAGAGTGAGGAGACAGCAATGTCGGTCGGTATAGACCCCTTTAAATATAAGATGATCGCGATGATAGCTAGCGCCTTCTTCACAGGGGTGGCAGGGGCTCTATATGCTCTTAGATATAGGTATGTAGATCCTTTCAGCACAATGGATCTATTTATATCGGTGCAGATATGCTTAGTAGCAATAGTTGGAGGTGTTTACAGCTTTTCCGGCCCTATAATAGGTGCTCTAACCATTGTACCAATAGCAGAGTATATAAGGGCAGTTATAGGGGGCTTCTATGGTGCCAGATACTTTGGTATACATCTCCTCATATACGGACTGGTGCTCCTAGCACTATCTCTCTATTCGCCAGGAGGCATTATAAGTGCGATTAAAAAAATAACGGGTGTGAGACGCTGA
- a CDS encoding ABC transporter ATP-binding protein codes for MGYRVVGDLVIESLDVFYGNVQILRGVSMHVREGNITALIGPNGSGKTTLLKTISGLLKPLKGSIRYEGKELTLLKPHEIVELGIVHVPEGRRLFPNLSVYENLKLGAYSKRARNRFEENLDKVLAMFPILKERLKQKAGTLSGGEQQVLAIARALMAEPRVLLIDEPSLGLAPKVIDAVYKYISDLRERRITILLAEQNAAKALEVSDYTYVIEIGRIVKHGRSLELVGDDEIRKSYLGL; via the coding sequence GTGGGTTATAGAGTGGTTGGGGATCTAGTAATAGAATCTCTTGATGTGTTCTATGGCAACGTACAGATCTTAAGAGGAGTATCGATGCATGTTAGGGAGGGAAACATAACAGCTCTTATAGGGCCTAACGGATCTGGTAAGACAACCCTTCTAAAGACGATCTCAGGTCTTCTAAAACCCCTCAAAGGATCTATAAGATACGAGGGGAAAGAGCTAACATTGCTAAAGCCACACGAGATCGTTGAACTAGGAATAGTCCATGTTCCAGAGGGGAGGAGGCTCTTTCCCAATCTAAGCGTATATGAGAATCTGAAGCTGGGCGCCTATAGCAAGAGGGCGAGGAATAGGTTTGAGGAAAACTTAGATAAGGTACTAGCCATGTTCCCCATATTGAAAGAGAGGCTTAAGCAGAAGGCAGGAACGCTGAGCGGTGGTGAGCAGCAGGTGCTAGCAATAGCGAGGGCCCTTATGGCAGAGCCAAGAGTTCTCCTCATAGATGAGCCTAGCCTGGGTTTAGCTCCTAAGGTGATCGATGCTGTTTATAAATATATATCTGATCTGAGAGAGAGAAGGATAACGATTCTTCTAGCGGAGCAAAATGCTGCGAAAGCGCTTGAGGTGTCTGACTATACATATGTGATTGAGATTGGTAGAATAGTAAAGCATGGGAGATCTTTAGAGCTCGTGGGCGACGATGAGATAAGAAAATCGTATTTGGGGCTTTAA